From a region of the Globicephala melas chromosome 19, mGloMel1.2, whole genome shotgun sequence genome:
- the FBXO46 gene encoding F-box only protein 46: MDRGGLLPFQLWCPRPFGTYSQNQPRPPSAALKPSACPEPGGGAEPDHGPAHSENTPPALATEAPASQPAPLLSAAAAGDEGRVLLDTWYVIKPGNTKEKVAFFVAHQCGGGSRASSMKVKGHWGSDSSKAKRRRRCLEPTKAPPDPGGQDGPPAAEGVPASASEDVDLLSVAEMVALVEQRAALALQSYPRPSTPAPVVYVSAEQGGPAKGLGSERRSGGGDCSRVAEAVAHFEAQRDNPPAKGLRKEERPGPGPGEVRIAFRISNSREPRAPDGSLPNGSGGRPGCAYPGSPGPGARAKDKITCDLYQLISPSRDALPSNVEFLLARADEASEGETPAPARPEDTPPAPPPPPARDCGASGFHVDVVVTGVVDECIFFGKDGTKNVKEETVCLTVSPEEPPPPGQLFFLQPRGPDGPPEPPPTDSPATAPGPDDAEGTVDTSLCRLYRHVSHDFLEIRFKIQRLLEPRQYMLLLPEHVLVKIFSFLPTRALAALKCTCHHFKGIIEAFGVRATDSRWSRDPLYRDDPCKQCRKRYEKGDVSLCRWHPKPYHHDLPYGRSYWMCCRRADRETPGCRLGLHDNNWVLPCNGPGGGGGGGGRAGREEGR; this comes from the coding sequence ATGGACCGAGGGGGCCTCCTTCCCTTCCAGCTGTGGTGCCCCCGGCCCTTTGGCACCTACTCCCAGAACCAGCCGCGCCCGCCTTCCGCAGCCCTCAAGCCGTCAGCCTGCCCTGAGCCAGGTGGGGGGGCGGAGCCAGACCATGGCCCTGCCCACTCAGAAAACACACCCCCAGCCTTGGCCACGGAggctcctgcctcccagcctgcCCCGCTCCTTTCAGCAGCGGCTGCCGGCGACGAGGGTCGAGTCCTGCTGGACACGTGGTATGTTATCAAGCCCGGGAATACAAAGGAGAAGGTGGCCTTCTTTGTGGCCCACCAGTGCGGTGGAGGCAGCCGGGCCAGCTCCATGAAGGTCAAGGGGCACTGGGGCAGTGACAGCTCCAAGGCCAAGCGGAGGAGGCGCTGTCTTGAGCCTACGAAGGCTCCTCCGGACCCAGGGGGACAAGACGGGCCCCCTGCTGCTGAGGGGGTCCCAGCCTCAGCCAGTGAGGATGTGGACCTGCTCTCTGTGGCCGAGATGGTGGCCCTGGTGGAACAGCGGGCCGCCCTGGCCCTGCAGAGCTACCCGCGCCCGAGCACCCCAGCGCCTGTGGTCTATGTGTCGGCCGAACAGGGTGGGCCTGCCAAGGGGCTGGGGTCCGAACGGCGGTCTGGTGGCGGGGACTGCAGCCGTGTGGCGGAGGCCGTGGCCCACTTCGAGGCTCAGCGGGACAACCCTCCAGCCAAAGGCCTCCGCAAGGAGGAGCGGCccgggccaggccctggggaggtgCGCATCGCCTTTCGGATCTCCAATAGCCGAGAGCCCCGTGCACCGGATGGCAGCTTGCCCAACGGGAGCGGGGGCCGGCCGGGTTGTGCCTACCCTGGCAGCCCGGGTCCTGGGGCCCGGGCCAAGGACAAGATCACCTGCGACCTGTACCAGCTCATCAGCCCCTCTCGGGATGCCCTCCCCAGCAATGTGGAGTTTCTGCTGGCTAGGGCGGATGAAGCCAGCGAGGGTGagaccccagcccctgccaggcCCGAGGACACTCCCCCggccccccctccaccccctgcccgGGACTGTGGCGCGTCAGGCTTCCATGTGGATGTGGTGGTGACGGGGGTGGTGGATGAGTGCATCTTCTTCGGCAAGGATGGCACCAAAAACGTGAAGGAAGAGACGGTGTGCCTGACCGTCAGCCCCGAGGAGCCACCCCCGCCTGGCCAGCTCTTCTTCCTCCAGCCCCGGGGACCTGATGGGCCCCCCGAGCCACCGCCAACTGACTCGCCTGCCACTGCACCCGGCCCGGACGATGCTGAGGGGACGGTGGACACCTCCCTGTGCCGCCTGTACCGGCACGTGTCGCACGACTTCCTGGAAATCCGCTTCAAGATCCAGCGGTTGCTGGAGCCGCGACAGTACATGCTGCTGCTGCCTGAGCACGTGCTGGTCAAGATCTTCAGCTTCCTGCCCACGCGCGCCCTGGCGGCCCTCAAGTGCACCTGCCACCACTTCAAGGGCATCATTGAGGCTTTCGGCGTGCGGGCCACAGACTCGCGCTGGAGCCGCGACCCGCTCTACCGCGATGACCCTTGCAAGCAGTGCCGCAAGAGATACGAGAAGGGCGATGTGTCGCTCTGCCGCTGGCACCCCAAGCCCTACCACCACGACCTGCCTTATGGACGTTCCTACTGGATGTGCTGCCGCCGAGCCGATCGCGAGACGCCCGGCTGCCGCCTGGGTCTGCACGATAACAACTGGGTGTTGCCCTGCAATGGGCCAGGCGGTGGGGGCGGTGGGGGCGGCCGGGCTGGCCGGGAGGAGGGGAGGTGa